The DNA segment CGGACTGGTCTCACCCCCGTCATCACCGTCAACGACTCCCTCGCCGAGGAGATCGACGCGCAGGCGGACGCCCAGAAGGCGGCCGCGGAGAAGAAGGCGGCCGCGGAGAAGGCGAAGAAGGAACGCGAGGCCGAGGTCCGCGCCGCCCGCGCTGCCGAGCGCGAGCGTCTGAACGCCTTCGTCGTCCCGATCGCCGGCTCGTACGTCTCCACGGGCTACAAGACCGGCGGCTCCCTGTGGTCCTCCGGTTCCCACACCGGCATCGACTTCCATGCCGCGAGCGGTACGTCCGTCCACGCGGTCGGCGCCGGCACGGTGGTCTCCACCGGCTGGGGCGGCGCCTACGGCAACCAGATCGTGATCCGGATGGCCGACGGCATGTACACCCAGTACGGCCACCTGTCGTCCATCGGCGTGACGCCGGGCCAGCGGGTCACCCCGGGCGAGCGGATCGGTCTGTCCGGCGCGACCGGCAACGTCACCGGCCCGCACCTGCACTTCGAGGCCCGTACGACCCCGGAGTACGGCTCGGACGTCGACCCCGTCGCCTACCTCCGCAAGCACGGCCTGAACGTCTGACGACTGCGCACGGCATCCCGTACCCGCGCATCCGTACCGCGCATCCCCCTCGCGTATCCCGAAGCCCCGGCCCACATGGCCGGGGCTTTCGCCGTTTTCCGTACGGCTCCCGTGACCGGTGTCCAAAAAATATCCCTGGATTCCGGTCCGCCGTCG comes from the Streptomyces sp. NBC_00820 genome and includes:
- a CDS encoding M23 family metallopeptidase, whose amino-acid sequence is MAFMCAAGKHRKPGRVKRTTAQAAGIAALTTTGVVGTLAASPALAAENSVERTGLTPVITVNDSLAEEIDAQADAQKAAAEKKAAAEKAKKEREAEVRAARAAERERLNAFVVPIAGSYVSTGYKTGGSLWSSGSHTGIDFHAASGTSVHAVGAGTVVSTGWGGAYGNQIVIRMADGMYTQYGHLSSIGVTPGQRVTPGERIGLSGATGNVTGPHLHFEARTTPEYGSDVDPVAYLRKHGLNV